In Deinococcus psychrotolerans, the genomic window CGGCGGCGGCTTCTGAGTTGAGGATCAGTCCAGAAAGTCCCGCGCCCGCAGGTGGGCCATGCGGACATTGAAACGCTCCGCCGCCTTAACACCGCCGAGTTGCCCGGTGCGCTCACGGCCCTCGCGGAACTGCTCGGAGCTCCAAGCCCACTTGTAAAAGTCTTGATAAAAGCCCATCACCTCGGCGGCCACCTCCAACGTATCTTCTACGTTGATCAGGACTTCGGGATAGGGGCTGGCGGGCGCGTAGTACTGGTAGAAACGGATGCTCTCGCGCCAGGGCTCGCGCTTCTGAACTTCTTCGCCGCTTTCCAAATTCGGCGTGTCGCTCAGATCGGGCGGCGGCAAAACCGGATCGGCTTCGTTAATGATTTTAGGAATGCGGGCCAAGGTGATGGCGTCGTAAGCGATTTTGGCGCTCATGCGGTGGTCGGGGTGAGGGTGGTCGTCGCTCCAGGTGATGACGGCATTGGGCCGAAACTGAGCGTAGAGGCGGGCGAGTTGCAACCCCTCGGCGCGGCTACCGGTCATGCGGCTGTCGCCCATATCGAGA contains:
- a CDS encoding PIG-L deacetylase family protein; translated protein: MRIMAVFAHPDDEIGCIGTLAKHAARGDEVMLVWTTLGELASQFGDAPHEEVTKIRRQHGAWVADKIGAQHHFLDMGDSRMTGSRAEGLQLARLYAQFRPNAVITWSDDHPHPDHRMSAKIAYDAITLARIPKIINEADPVLPPPDLSDTPNLESGEEVQKREPWRESIRFYQYYAPASPYPEVLINVEDTLEVAAEVMGFYQDFYKWAWSSEQFREGRERTGQLGGVKAAERFNVRMAHLRARDFLD